From a region of the Desulfuromonas sp. KJ2020 genome:
- a CDS encoding aminotransferase class IV: MGYVYLNGRFVESEQATVSVFDQGFLYGDGIFESFRSVGDRLYQFAQHYQRLLQSAEALCYPLTFSQTELEDILLELRRKNGLNDAYYRITITRGKGQIGFQRDMNNDLTCLVVGTEFKGFDPIHYRQGIPLRVAHTRRNAPEAISPKIKSISNLNSLLGKLEARAAGAFEVIMLNNRGHICEGASSNIFWAKDDWIFTPDVSTGLLEGVTRSTIMRLCEEVLNLRVITGEFRLQDLKFSDEVFITSTSLEVMPVVRVDDFTIKQGLAGPIAHRLRQELHRDMGKES, translated from the coding sequence ATGGGTTATGTCTACCTCAATGGCCGTTTTGTCGAGAGCGAACAGGCCACGGTTTCTGTCTTCGACCAGGGTTTCCTTTATGGTGACGGCATCTTCGAGAGCTTCCGTTCCGTCGGCGACCGGCTCTACCAGTTCGCCCAGCACTACCAGCGCCTGCTGCAGTCGGCTGAAGCCCTCTGCTATCCCCTGACGTTTTCTCAGACAGAACTGGAGGATATCCTGCTGGAGCTGCGGCGGAAGAATGGCTTGAACGATGCCTATTACCGTATCACCATCACCCGCGGCAAGGGGCAGATTGGCTTTCAGCGCGACATGAACAACGACCTGACCTGCCTGGTAGTGGGGACGGAATTCAAGGGCTTCGACCCCATCCACTACCGGCAGGGCATCCCCCTGCGGGTGGCCCATACCCGTCGCAACGCCCCCGAGGCGATCAGTCCCAAAATCAAATCGATCAGCAACCTCAACAGCCTGCTCGGCAAACTGGAAGCCCGGGCCGCCGGGGCCTTTGAGGTCATCATGCTCAACAACCGCGGCCATATCTGCGAAGGTGCTTCGTCGAACATCTTCTGGGCCAAAGATGACTGGATCTTCACCCCCGACGTCTCCACCGGTCTGCTGGAGGGAGTGACCCGCTCCACCATCATGCGTCTGTGCGAAGAGGTGCTCAACCTGCGGGTGATTACCGGCGAATTTCGCCTGCAGGACCTGAAGTTCTCCGACGAAGTCTTCATCACCTCCACTTCCCTGGAGGTCATGCCGGTGGTGCGGGTTGACGACTTCACCATCAAGCAGGGCCTTGCCGGCCCCATCGCCCACCGCCTGCGGCAGGAGCTGCACCGGGATATGGGCAAGGAGAGCTGA
- the rpsU gene encoding 30S ribosomal protein S21, with protein sequence MEIKVIDGNLVKAMKVMKRKLQQEGLFRDMKARRFYEKPSVKRKRKQKEALRRERKRLSKLKRFY encoded by the coding sequence TTGGAAATCAAGGTCATTGACGGCAATCTGGTCAAAGCCATGAAAGTCATGAAGCGTAAACTTCAGCAGGAAGGCTTGTTCCGCGACATGAAGGCGCGGCGCTTTTATGAGAAACCCAGTGTCAAGCGCAAGCGCAAGCAGAAGGAAGCCCTGCGGCGCGAGCGCAAGCGCCTGAGCAAGTTGAAGCGTTTTTATTAA
- a CDS encoding GSU3529 family protein, producing MDAFQRLTQVVRKQHEEGELPDFIVPLLMKVAQHPEDFAGREELVAKLAERVDQYETYSEMCCEKIGFGLEDIHRTLDELRVRY from the coding sequence ATGGACGCTTTTCAACGCTTGACTCAGGTGGTGCGCAAGCAGCATGAAGAGGGCGAGTTGCCCGATTTTATTGTTCCGCTGCTCATGAAGGTGGCGCAGCATCCGGAAGATTTCGCCGGCCGTGAGGAGTTGGTGGCCAAACTGGCGGAACGGGTGGATCAATATGAGACCTACTCGGAGATGTGCTGTGAAAAGATAGGTTTCGGCCTGGAGGATATCCACCGGACGCTCGATGAGCTGCGGGTGCGTTATTGA
- the carB gene encoding carbamoyl-phosphate synthase large subunit, producing MPQRNDVKKVLIIGSGPIVIGQACEFDYSGTQACKALRKLGYRIVLVNSNPATIMTDPGMADATYIEPLNVERLTEIIEKERPDALLPNLGGQTALNLSSELARRGILDRCGVRVIGVNLDAIKRGEDRETFKETMAGLGIETPRSEIATTLEQAQEIIGRIGLPVVIRPAYTMGGTGGGFAYNLEEFETIVSRGLAASPVSQVLIEESILGWEELELEVVRDAKNQKITVCFIENVDAVGVHTGDSFCTAPMLTIDADLQARLQDYAYRIVDAIEVIGGTNVQFAYDPKSGRVVVIEINPRTSRSSALASKATGFPIALVSAQLAAGLTLDEIPYWRDGTLEKYTPSGDYVVVKFARWAFEKFKGVHDKLGTQMRAVGEVMSIGKNYKEALHKAIRSLENGRYGLGFAKNFYQKSLDELLELLAEPSSERQFILYEALRKGADIDLLYGKTFIKPWFLQQMKELVELEEEILQHKGSLPPDALLIQAKKDGFADRYLAQILGVREQAIREKRIALGMVEAWEAVPVSGVENAAYYYSTYNAPDSVAVSDRKKIMVLGGGPNRIGQGIEFDYCCVHTALALREAGYETIMVNCNPETVSTDYDTSDKLYFEPLTVEDVLSIYEKEKPEGVVVQFGGQTPLNIARELEAAGVPILGTSPETIDQAEDRDLFNQTMIKLGIPQPESGMAATEEQAVQIAVRIGYPLIVRPSFVLGGRAMEVVHDEGMLREYLQKAVEISPERPILIDRFLQNAIEAEADAIADGKDAFVPAVMEHIELAGVHSGDSACVIPPVSIPAKHIATIEEYTRRIAVEMGVVGLMNIQYAIADDKVYILEANPRASRTVPLVSKVCNIPMPRLAVAAMLGRKLAEQGLDRRQFAHFGVKEAVFPFGMFPEVDPVLGPEMRSTGEVLGLAGNYGLAYFKAQEGANAPLPLQGTVLITVAEHDKAEALKAARLFAELGFAIRATAGTQAFLSAQGIAAERINKMHEGRPNIADAIKNGEIQLVINTPVGKLSAHDDSYIRKAAIRYKVPYITTTAAALAAAKGIAACRQGQETVRSLQEYHAAFH from the coding sequence ATGCCCCAACGCAACGATGTGAAGAAAGTTCTGATTATCGGTTCCGGCCCGATCGTGATCGGTCAGGCCTGTGAATTCGATTATTCCGGCACCCAGGCCTGCAAGGCTCTGCGCAAGCTCGGTTACCGGATCGTACTGGTCAATTCCAATCCGGCCACCATCATGACCGACCCGGGCATGGCCGATGCCACCTATATCGAACCGCTCAACGTCGAGCGCCTCACCGAGATCATCGAAAAAGAGCGCCCCGACGCCCTGCTCCCCAACCTCGGCGGCCAGACCGCTCTCAACCTTTCCAGCGAGCTGGCCCGGCGCGGCATTCTCGACCGGTGCGGGGTGCGGGTCATTGGCGTCAATTTGGATGCCATCAAGCGCGGCGAAGACCGGGAGACTTTCAAGGAAACCATGGCCGGCCTAGGTATTGAAACACCGCGCAGCGAGATTGCCACCACCCTGGAGCAGGCCCAGGAGATCATCGGCCGCATCGGTCTGCCGGTGGTCATCCGTCCCGCCTACACCATGGGCGGCACCGGCGGCGGCTTCGCCTACAACCTGGAAGAGTTCGAGACCATCGTCAGCCGCGGGCTGGCGGCCAGTCCGGTGAGCCAAGTGCTCATCGAAGAATCGATTCTCGGTTGGGAGGAGCTGGAGCTCGAGGTGGTGCGCGACGCCAAGAACCAGAAAATCACCGTCTGCTTCATCGAGAACGTCGATGCCGTCGGCGTGCACACCGGCGACTCCTTCTGCACCGCGCCGATGCTGACCATCGACGCCGACCTGCAGGCCCGTCTGCAGGACTACGCCTACCGCATCGTCGATGCCATCGAGGTCATCGGCGGGACCAACGTGCAGTTCGCCTACGATCCCAAGAGCGGGCGCGTGGTGGTCATCGAGATCAATCCCCGCACCTCGCGCTCGTCGGCCCTGGCCTCCAAGGCGACGGGCTTTCCCATCGCCCTGGTTTCGGCCCAGCTGGCCGCCGGCCTGACCCTCGACGAGATCCCCTACTGGCGCGACGGCACCCTGGAAAAATACACGCCTTCCGGCGACTACGTGGTGGTCAAGTTCGCCCGCTGGGCCTTCGAGAAGTTCAAGGGCGTGCACGACAAGCTCGGCACCCAGATGCGCGCCGTCGGCGAGGTCATGAGCATCGGCAAAAACTACAAGGAGGCCCTGCACAAGGCCATCCGTTCTCTGGAGAACGGCCGCTACGGCCTCGGCTTCGCCAAGAATTTCTATCAGAAATCCCTCGACGAGCTGCTGGAACTGTTGGCCGAACCTTCCAGCGAACGCCAGTTCATCCTCTACGAAGCCCTGCGCAAGGGCGCCGACATCGACCTGCTCTATGGCAAGACCTTCATCAAACCCTGGTTTCTGCAGCAGATGAAGGAACTGGTGGAGTTGGAGGAGGAAATCCTGCAGCACAAGGGGAGCCTGCCGCCCGACGCTCTGCTGATTCAGGCCAAGAAAGACGGCTTTGCCGACCGCTACCTGGCGCAGATCCTCGGGGTGCGCGAACAGGCGATCCGCGAGAAGCGCATCGCTCTTGGCATGGTCGAAGCCTGGGAGGCCGTACCCGTCAGCGGCGTCGAAAACGCCGCCTACTATTATTCCACCTACAATGCCCCCGACTCTGTGGCCGTCTCCGACCGCAAGAAGATCATGGTGCTGGGCGGCGGCCCCAACCGCATCGGCCAGGGGATCGAGTTCGACTACTGCTGCGTGCATACGGCCCTGGCCCTGCGCGAGGCGGGGTACGAGACCATCATGGTCAACTGCAATCCCGAGACGGTCTCCACCGACTACGACACCTCGGACAAACTCTACTTCGAACCGTTGACCGTCGAGGACGTGCTCTCCATCTACGAGAAAGAGAAGCCCGAAGGGGTGGTGGTGCAGTTTGGCGGTCAGACCCCGCTGAATATCGCCCGCGAGCTGGAAGCGGCGGGAGTGCCCATTCTCGGCACCAGCCCCGAGACCATCGACCAGGCCGAGGACCGCGACCTCTTCAACCAGACCATGATCAAGCTCGGCATTCCCCAACCCGAATCGGGCATGGCTGCTACCGAAGAGCAGGCGGTGCAGATTGCCGTCCGCATCGGCTATCCGCTCATCGTTCGTCCCTCCTTTGTCCTTGGGGGCCGGGCCATGGAGGTGGTGCATGACGAGGGGATGCTGCGCGAGTATCTGCAAAAAGCGGTGGAGATATCCCCCGAGCGCCCCATTCTCATCGACCGCTTTCTGCAGAACGCCATCGAGGCCGAAGCCGACGCCATCGCCGACGGCAAAGACGCCTTCGTGCCGGCAGTCATGGAGCACATCGAGCTGGCCGGCGTCCATTCCGGCGATTCGGCCTGTGTCATTCCGCCGGTCTCCATCCCGGCCAAACACATCGCCACCATCGAGGAATACACCCGGCGTATCGCCGTGGAGATGGGGGTGGTCGGGCTGATGAACATCCAGTACGCCATCGCCGACGACAAGGTGTACATCCTGGAAGCCAATCCCCGTGCCAGCCGCACCGTGCCGCTGGTCTCCAAGGTCTGCAACATCCCCATGCCGCGCCTCGCCGTGGCCGCCATGCTGGGACGAAAGCTCGCCGAGCAGGGGCTCGATCGGCGGCAGTTCGCTCATTTCGGGGTCAAGGAAGCGGTCTTCCCCTTTGGCATGTTCCCGGAAGTCGATCCTGTGCTGGGGCCGGAGATGCGTTCCACCGGTGAAGTGCTGGGTCTGGCTGGCAACTACGGCCTCGCCTATTTCAAGGCCCAGGAAGGAGCCAATGCGCCGCTGCCCCTGCAGGGGACGGTACTCATTACCGTGGCCGAGCATGACAAGGCCGAAGCCCTCAAGGCGGCGCGGCTCTTTGCCGAGCTGGGCTTTGCCATCCGCGCCACCGCCGGTACCCAGGCGTTTCTTTCCGCGCAGGGAATTGCGGCTGAGCGGATCAACAAGATGCA
- a CDS encoding KamA family radical SAM protein has translation MKNQAMKQQEDEVINWQDQMKNFVNTIDRVKEYVNLTPEEEEVLRNNKTVWGATPHYASLMDPDDPACPIRRQIIPSRQEQENRFGMDDYLMWKENRATDEVRPDSIARQYQNRVAFTVTQTCGIYCRHCFRKELVVDGSLSLDFNVDEGLQWIAEHPEVRDVLITGGDPFLLSDEQIDYLIRKLRELPHIEMIRFGTRTPIVLPQRITPSLMKVLGGFHKVPIWINTQCNHPRELTEETARAVYNLLSCGVNVGNQAVLLKGINDDVETFRELHEKLLATRIRPYYVFYCEAAPGIDHFRTPVEKGSQLIRDALRGHTTGLAQPMHVIATNIGKIPLMPDYYIQGKNDKEYTLRNHRGDTTTIPNVPE, from the coding sequence ATGAAGAACCAGGCCATGAAACAGCAAGAGGACGAAGTGATCAACTGGCAGGACCAGATGAAGAATTTCGTCAATACCATCGACCGGGTGAAAGAATATGTGAACCTCACCCCGGAAGAAGAAGAGGTGCTGCGCAACAACAAAACAGTGTGGGGGGCGACGCCCCATTATGCTTCATTGATGGACCCGGACGATCCCGCCTGCCCCATCCGCCGCCAGATCATCCCCTCCCGACAGGAGCAGGAAAACCGCTTCGGCATGGATGATTACCTGATGTGGAAGGAGAATCGCGCCACTGACGAGGTGCGTCCCGACAGTATCGCCCGCCAGTACCAGAACCGTGTCGCCTTTACCGTCACCCAGACCTGCGGCATCTATTGCCGGCACTGCTTCCGTAAGGAACTGGTGGTGGACGGCTCCCTCTCCCTGGACTTCAATGTCGACGAGGGGCTGCAATGGATCGCCGAGCATCCCGAGGTGCGCGACGTGCTCATCACCGGCGGTGACCCCTTCCTGCTCTCCGACGAGCAGATCGACTATCTCATCCGCAAGCTGCGCGAGCTGCCCCACATCGAGATGATCCGTTTCGGTACGCGCACCCCCATTGTGCTGCCGCAGCGCATCACCCCCTCGCTCATGAAGGTGCTTGGCGGCTTTCACAAGGTACCCATCTGGATCAACACCCAGTGCAACCACCCCCGGGAACTCACCGAGGAGACGGCGCGGGCTGTCTACAACCTGCTGAGCTGCGGCGTCAATGTGGGTAACCAAGCCGTGCTGCTCAAAGGAATCAATGACGATGTGGAGACCTTCCGCGAGCTGCATGAGAAGCTGCTGGCCACCCGTATCCGCCCCTACTACGTCTTCTACTGCGAGGCGGCGCCGGGCATCGATCATTTCCGCACCCCGGTGGAGAAGGGCTCGCAGCTGATCCGGGACGCTCTGCGTGGCCACACCACCGGCCTGGCCCAGCCCATGCACGTCATCGCCACCAATATCGGCAAGATTCCCCTGATGCCTGATTATTACATCCAGGGGAAAAACGACAAGGAATACACCCTGCGAAACCATCGGGGCGATACGACGACGATTCCCAATGTGCCCGAATAA